From a single Stomoxys calcitrans chromosome 4, idStoCalc2.1, whole genome shotgun sequence genomic region:
- the LOC106094132 gene encoding uncharacterized protein LOC106094132 encodes MRLTLIQLFKDTVPGHIFRGKRRLVKPVSLRAMETLRREYEREDKIMLLLRHPYLTVEESAGHVKDLKKSEAKIAMWNDAKTAKKMKPHVTLEDRLMHLKVKEAWD; translated from the exons ATGCGTCTTACTCTGATACAACTCTTCAAAGATACCGTACCTGGACATATTTTTCGGGGCAAACGTCGTTTGGTCAAGCCAGTAAGCCTCAGGGCCATGGAAACACTGCGTCGAGAGTATGAGAGGGAGGACAAAATTATGTTGCTTTTAAGACATCCCTATCTGACAGTG GAAGAATCTGCAGGACACGTGAaagatctcaagaagtcagaggCAAAAATAGCTATGTGGAATGATGCAAAAACTGCAAAGAAAATGAAACCCCATGTAACTCTGGAAGATCGATTGATGCATTTAAAAGTGAAGGAGGCATGGGATTAG
- the LOC106094130 gene encoding required for meiotic nuclear division protein 1 homolog gives MNFARILIRQRYTAITLVRATQQFSTKIPSSISDHVPFKSKVSLPNTTNFKIKMQNLEARTLTVPHNRGAHKSTATAPNTTSKSVPLSQVNNKRKKRAGRADLAALGFFNITAFSTAEEYDLENLLDALRQQELYDAKKFFSTDNLGLEQDVLYVTAKYQVGEEDRDIFFFREGSVVMWNFNDIEINNVLSFLRMFEKEPYLKPLVRSESEVMPYTYIPASAIDVEGDIVSSADVEPARAFFQSGKFFLTSGEDNFFSKYTFSNALSTSIKLGIWEATLDRYIDSMEFLTNDMKKGRRIRISRAEVLRKTGELLALRHVINLSSDLLDTPDFYWDREELEALYLQVCNYFSISRRTKVMNEKINHCVELAELISHNLNEAHNTRLEWMIIILIMIEVGFEIIHYLDRYYVKEDDSGDNHVVSAAH, from the coding sequence ATGAATTTTGCAAGAATTTTAATAAGACAACGATACACTGCTATAACGCTAGTGCGGGCAACACAACAGTTCTCAACAAAAATCCCTTCAAGCATTTCCGACCATGTTCCATTTAAAAGTAAGGTGTCATTGCCGAacacaacaaattttaaaatcaaaatgcAGAATTTGGAGGCCAGAACATTAACCGTACCGCATAATCGTGGTGCCCATAAGTCTACTGCTACGGCACCGAATACAACAAGCAAAAGTGTTCCTCTGAGTCAAGTTAACAACAAACGTAAAAAACGTGCTGGTAGAGCGGATTTAGCTGCTTTGGGATTCTTTAACATTACCGCCTTCTCCACGGCCGAGGAATATGATTTAGAAAATCTATTAGATGCCTTAAGACAGCAAGAGCTATATGATGCCAAGAAATTCTTTTCAACCGACAATCTGGGTCTGGAACAGGATGTTCTATATGTTACTGCCAAATATCAGGTTGGAGAGGAAGACCGAGATATATTCTTCTTTCGCGAAGGTTCAGTAGTTATGtggaattttaatgacattgaaATCAACAATGTCTTGTCGTTTTTAAGAATGTTTGAAAAGGAGCCTTACCTTAAACCTCTGGTGCGCAGTGAAAGCGAAGTTATGCCTTACACTTACATACCTGCCTCTGCCATTGATGTGGAGGGTGATATTGTGTCGTCGGCAGATGTTGAACCTGCAAGAGCTTTTTTCCAAAGTGGCAAGTTCTTCTTAACTTCAGGCGAGGATAATTTCTTTTCAAAGTACACCTTCTCCAATGCCCTGTCTACATCCATAAAGTTGGGCATATGGGAAGCCACATTGGATCGTTATATAGACTCCATGGAGTTTCTTACGAATGACATGAAAAAGGGCCGCCGAATACGCATATCCAGGGCAGAAGTTTTGCGTAAAACCGGCGAATTGTTGGCTCTAAGGCATGTCATAAATCTGTCATCGGACTTACTGGATACCCCTGACTTCTACTGGGATCGCGAAGAGCTGGAAGCATTGTATTTGCAAGTATGCAATTATTTCTCAATATCTCGACGCACAAAAGTTATGAATGAGAAAATTAATCACTGTGTAGAACTGGCCGAGCTAATATCACACAACTTGAATGAAGCTCACAATACTAGACTAGAATGGATGATAATCATATTGATTATGATTGAAGTTGGTTTCGAAATTATACACTATTTGGACAGGTATTATGTTAAAGAAGACGATAGTGGCGATAACCATGTAGTATCGGCGGCACATTag
- the LOC106094128 gene encoding anaphase-promoting complex subunit 7, with the protein METVLLSNIKKLYDNELYSSVITAASLLTTLLQNKRSLATPEIEYNVLMFHANACYQEKQYRMAIKQLNAALLMRKFMTRYKNAHLVSIESTYEHFGETETRYRLAMSHRELGESALAISVLQALPAKARTPKVHLLLAKLIHHGGSNSIEAILNYKEVLRECPMAMEAIDSLLELGVDGIEVNSLVMNASTVPKNIEWLSTWIKGHAQLYSRKHMEASKTFQNINNKTQFHQNEYLITLIGKCFYYYGNSTQAQHYLETAVMLNPYNWDAIMCLSVVFEYNQKLQELEKLTAQLTNIHEFTSGHWFVLAQSFYANGKLDKASSFANKALAVNPRNVEAQLLRGKICLQIRRHKDAIYYFRSAQCIANYRFEVYKGLFHCYVGMKRAKEAQTMCALTVRYFRESPRSLVMFARTLVNSAHPNAKKSAKKVVGKALEIDEHYAPAVALMAELCHSEGETQEAIALLKKQVIVYPHYKLFTMLGDILAHEKDLNGALEYYTTALSNEPTYQRALDGVNALGKAQWSNTKNEQDTSMASSANEDEWPIECDEPSVEAVELSSPAVQNDDDESDTFSDPFWQEVNADITN; encoded by the exons ATGGAGACTGTATTATTGAGCAATATTAAAAAGCTGTACGATAATGAGCTGTATAGCAGTGTCATTACAGCG GCAAGTCTGCTTACCACACTTCTCCAAAATAAAAGGTCCTTAGCCACTCCGGAAATTGAGTACAATGTCTTGATGTTCCATGCCAATGCATGTTATCAGGAGAAACAATACCGAATGGCAATTAAGCAGTTAAATGCCGCTCTACTAATGCGCAAATTCATGACTCGTTATAAAAATGCTCATCTCGTCTCCATTGAAAGCACCTATGAACATTTTGGTGAAACGGAAACTCGCTACCGTTTGGCCATGTCCCACCGAGAATTGGGCGAAAGTGCTCTGGCCATAAGTGTGCTACAAGCTTTGCCAGCAAAAGCGAGAACACCTAAAGTACATCTGTTGCTGGCCAAGTTAATACATCATGGGGGTTCCAATTCAATTGAAGCCATCTTAAATTACAAAGAAGTATTACGTGAATGTCCAATGGCTATGGAGGCCATAGATTCACTGCTGGAGTTGGGCGTAGATGGCATAGAAGTTAATTCTTTGGTTATGAATG CCAGCACCGTACCCAAAAACATAGAATGGCTGAGTACTTGGATTAAGGGCCATGCACAGCTCTATAGCCGCAAGCATATGGAAGCTTCAAAAACATTCCagaacatcaacaacaaaacacaattCCATCAAAATGAATATTTGATAACCTTAATTGGCAAATGCTTTTACTATTATGGAAACTCTACACAGGCACAACATTATCTGGAGACGGCAGTCATGTTGAATCCCTATAACTGGGATGCCATAATGTGTCTCTCGGTGGTATTCGAATACAATCAGAAACTTCAAGAATTGGAAAAGCTAACAGCTCAACTGACAAATATACACGAGTTTACATCGGGACATTGGTTTGTGCTGGCACAAAGCTTTTATGCCAATGGCAAATTGGACAAAGCATCCTCATTTGCCAATAAGGCACTGGCAGTGAATCCTCGCAATGTCGAGGCCCAGCTGCTGCGAGGCAAGATATGCCTGCAAATAAGGCGTCACAAGGATGCCATTTACTATTTTAGATCTGCTCAATGCATAGCCAATTACCGTTTTGAGGTTTACAAGGGTCTCTTCCATTGTTATGTTGGCATGAAGAGGGCCAAGGAGGCGCAGACAATGTGTGCACTGACAGTGCGTTATTTTAGAGAATCTCCTCGAAGCTTGGTG atgttTGCAAGGACTTTAGTCAATTCCGCCCATCCCAATGCAAAGAAAAGTGCCAAGAAAGTTGTAGGGAAGGCATTGGAAATAGATGAACATTATGCTCCAGCTGTTGCTTTAATGGCCGAACTTTGCCACTCGGAGGGTGAAACACAAGAGGCTATTGCCTTACTTAAAAAACAAGTTATTGTCTATCCCCATTATAAACTGTTTACCATGCTGGGGGATATTTTGGCCCATGAAAAAGATCTCAATGGTGCTTTGGAATATTACACAACGGCTCTGTCGAATGAGCCCACATATCAGcgtgcattagatggtgtcaATGCCTTGGGCAAAGCCCAATGGTCTAATACAAAAAATGAACAAGACACCTCAATGGCTTCGTCGGCAAACGAGGACGAATGGCCCATAGAATGTGACGAGCCATCTGTAGAAGCCGTAGAGTTATCATCGCCAGCTGTTcaaaatgatgatgatgaatcgGATACGTTTTCGGATCCATTCTGGCAAGAAGTCAACGCGGATATAACAAATTAG
- the LOC106094131 gene encoding DNA polymerase epsilon subunit 3, with protein MVERIEDLNLPNAVISRLLKEALPDGANVSKEARAAIARAASVFVIFLTSTSTSLARKQNHKTITASNILDALKQLEFESFVDPLTKDLDAYRKVVKDKKDKAKKDSAVAENGDKDAA; from the coding sequence ATGGTCGAAAGAATTGAAGATCTGAATTTGCCCAACGCTGTTATATCACGACTTCTCAAAGAGGCCTTGCCCGATGGAGCCAATGTTTCCAAAGAGGCTAGGGCAGCCATTGCAAGAGCCGCATCCGTTTTTGTTATATTCCTGACATCCACCTCAACATCATTGGCCCGCAAACAAAATCACAAAACCATAACTGCCTCAAACATATTGGATGCTCTGAAACAATTGGAGTTTGAGAGTTTTGTTGATCCGCTGACCAAAGATTTAGATGCCTATCGAAAAGTGGTAAAAGACAAGAAGGACAAAGCAAAGAAAGACAGCGCAGTGGCAGAGAATGGCGATAAGGATGCGGCGTAG